A window of the Halostella litorea genome harbors these coding sequences:
- a CDS encoding prenyltransferase/squalene oxidase repeat-containing protein, giving the protein MTLQSPNATHETHRSADRARSNGPTVLRVLRDTLAYARRRDYTGWDYGDGMSSRIRRALPVDNKWVNLAFQETIKRAPVNVRPLFLVEQRRNYKGTALFAMTNLNFDRLTTDIDYDPADGANYLAEARDLLDWLVENRSRGYSGYCGGHNHEIQHLDGRGVPNDPDVVSTSYGVKALLAGADIDSRYPEMARTAAAFVTDDLDYREVDGGDGAIINYHMNHSDDYYTINAGALGARILVELYDFFGDRVLLDRATKILDHIARLQTDVGGWHYREPADASHLSMDSHHNGFVVEAFQQYRSLTGSSRYDDTVDRALSFYRGLFEADGAPRFDEENAYPRDIHAAAQGILVFTYAGELDVAERILRWTLRNLYAGDGRFYFRKGRFYTKRITLMRWCQAWMAYAMSEYLTAQRISGAPVGEN; this is encoded by the coding sequence ATGACCCTGCAATCACCGAACGCGACACACGAGACGCACCGCTCCGCGGACCGCGCCCGGTCGAACGGCCCGACCGTGCTCCGCGTCCTGCGGGACACGCTCGCGTACGCCCGCCGCCGCGACTACACCGGCTGGGACTACGGCGACGGCATGTCGAGCCGGATCCGGCGGGCGCTCCCGGTCGACAACAAGTGGGTCAACCTCGCGTTCCAGGAGACGATAAAGCGCGCCCCCGTCAACGTCCGCCCGCTGTTCCTCGTCGAGCAGCGCCGCAACTACAAGGGGACGGCGCTGTTCGCCATGACGAACCTGAACTTCGACCGCCTCACGACCGACATCGACTACGACCCCGCGGACGGGGCCAACTACCTGGCGGAGGCCCGCGACCTCCTCGACTGGCTCGTCGAGAACCGGTCGCGGGGGTACAGCGGCTACTGCGGCGGCCACAACCACGAGATCCAGCACCTCGACGGCCGCGGCGTCCCGAACGACCCCGACGTGGTGTCGACCTCCTACGGGGTGAAGGCGCTGCTCGCCGGCGCGGACATCGACTCGCGGTACCCGGAGATGGCCCGCACCGCCGCGGCGTTCGTCACCGACGACCTCGACTACCGCGAGGTCGACGGCGGCGACGGCGCCATCATCAACTACCACATGAACCACTCCGACGACTACTACACCATCAACGCGGGCGCGCTCGGCGCCCGCATCCTCGTCGAACTGTACGACTTCTTCGGGGACCGCGTGTTGCTCGACCGCGCGACGAAGATACTCGACCACATCGCGCGGCTCCAGACCGACGTCGGCGGCTGGCACTACCGGGAGCCGGCCGACGCGTCGCACCTGTCGATGGACAGCCACCACAACGGCTTCGTCGTCGAGGCGTTCCAGCAGTACCGCTCGCTCACGGGGTCGTCGCGCTACGACGATACGGTCGACCGCGCGCTGTCGTTCTACCGCGGCCTGTTCGAGGCCGACGGCGCGCCGCGGTTCGACGAGGAGAACGCGTACCCGCGGGACATCCACGCCGCCGCCCAGGGGATCCTCGTGTTCACCTACGCGGGCGAACTGGACGTCGCCGAGCGGATCCTCCGGTGGACGCTGCGGAACCTCTACGCGGGCGACGGGCGGTTCTACTTCAGAAAGGGGCGGTTCTACACGAAGCGCATCACGCTCATGCGGTGGTGCCAGGCGTGGATGGCCTACGCGATGTCGGAGTACCTGACCGCACAGCGGATCTCTGGCGCGCCGGTCGGTGAGAACTGA